Proteins encoded together in one Coffea arabica cultivar ET-39 chromosome 2c, Coffea Arabica ET-39 HiFi, whole genome shotgun sequence window:
- the LOC140035057 gene encoding transcription factor MYB12-like isoform X2, whose product MGRRPCCAREGLNRGAWTPLEDKMLRDYVQSHGAGKWTSLAKRAGLKRCGKSCRLRWLNYLRPDIKRGNITDDEEDLIIRLHKLLGNRWSLIAGRLPGRTDNEIKNYWNTNIVKKIQIQDSQHLDSSSSTKRKPSSTRSRSAVLQNLTSADKPPNSEKLGSFCTPVIRTKARRCTKVFINADLQASAGAEQAGIIMAVKAQAPPPSSDAKNNFNKTPTGHNNTVGPEPPSGGVKESLPIFPGEEGYLSGFMMDFEIEDKFLLDFLNTDFGGFEHEFIERVAEGTNGETNDEVGTEGTNIETNDEAEANHFSPNSCPRWLSHDDRNHADLGSITTLLDPALVWHHDN is encoded by the exons atgggGAGACGCCCATGTTGTGCTAGGGAAGGCTTAAACAGAGGGGCTTGGACTCCATTGGAAGATAAAATGCTAAGAGACTATGTCCAGTCCCACGGCGCAGGAAAATGGACAAGTCTTGCCAAACGAGCAG GTCTCAAAAGATGCGGGAAGAGTTGCAGACTTCGTTGGTTGAACTATCTTAGACCTGATATCAAGAGAGGAAACATAACCGATGATGAAGAGGACCTCATAATCAGGCTACACAAGCTCCTTGGAAACAG GTGGTCTTTGATAGCTGGAAGGCTTCCGGGACGAACAGACAATGAGATCAAGAACTATTGGAACACCAACATcgtcaaaaaaattcaaattcaagacAGCCAACACTTAGACAGCTCCTCCAGCACAAAACGCAAACCGTCATCAACTAGGTCCAGATCAGCAGTACTGCAAAATTTAACGAGTGCTGACAAACCACCAAATTCAGAAAAGCTTGGATCCTTCTGTACTCCTGTGATCCGAACCAAAGCTAGGAGGTGCACTAAAGTTTTCATCAACGCAGACTTGCAAGCTTCTGCAGGTGCAGAACAAGCCGGTATTATTATGGCGGTGAAAGCTCAAGCTCCACCGCCCAGCAGTGATGCCAAAAACAACTTCAACAAAACTCCTACTGGTCATAACAACACCGTTGGTCCGGAGCCACCTTCAGGTGGGGTAAAGGAATCACTACCAATTTTTCCCGGAGAAGAAGGCTACTTATCGGGCTTCATGATGGATTTCGAAATCGAGGACAAGTTCCTTTTGGATTTTCTCAACACGGATTTCGGAGGATTCGAACACGAATTTATCGAGAGAGTAGCAGAGGGTACCAACGGTGAGACCAATGATGAGGTTGGGACCGAGGGTACCAACATTGAGACCAATGATGAGGCTGAGGCCAACCATTTTTCTCCCAACTCTTGTCCAAGATGGCTTTCGCATGATGATCGTAATCATGCAGATCTTGGTTCCATCACAACTCTTCTTGATCCTGCATTGGTCTGGCATCATGACAACTAA
- the LOC140035057 gene encoding transcription factor MYB12-like isoform X1, whose translation MGRRPCCAREGLNRGAWTPLEDKMLRDYVQSHGAGKWTSLAKRAGLKRCGKSCRLRWLNYLRPDIKRGNITDDEEDLIIRLHKLLGNRPVISPFMLTLILLPCRWSLIAGRLPGRTDNEIKNYWNTNIVKKIQIQDSQHLDSSSSTKRKPSSTRSRSAVLQNLTSADKPPNSEKLGSFCTPVIRTKARRCTKVFINADLQASAGAEQAGIIMAVKAQAPPPSSDAKNNFNKTPTGHNNTVGPEPPSGGVKESLPIFPGEEGYLSGFMMDFEIEDKFLLDFLNTDFGGFEHEFIERVAEGTNGETNDEVGTEGTNIETNDEAEANHFSPNSCPRWLSHDDRNHADLGSITTLLDPALVWHHDN comes from the exons atgggGAGACGCCCATGTTGTGCTAGGGAAGGCTTAAACAGAGGGGCTTGGACTCCATTGGAAGATAAAATGCTAAGAGACTATGTCCAGTCCCACGGCGCAGGAAAATGGACAAGTCTTGCCAAACGAGCAG GTCTCAAAAGATGCGGGAAGAGTTGCAGACTTCGTTGGTTGAACTATCTTAGACCTGATATCAAGAGAGGAAACATAACCGATGATGAAGAGGACCTCATAATCAGGCTACACAAGCTCCTTGGAAACAGGCCTGTCATTTCACCATTCATGCTTACTTTGATAT TGTTGCCTTGCAGGTGGTCTTTGATAGCTGGAAGGCTTCCGGGACGAACAGACAATGAGATCAAGAACTATTGGAACACCAACATcgtcaaaaaaattcaaattcaagacAGCCAACACTTAGACAGCTCCTCCAGCACAAAACGCAAACCGTCATCAACTAGGTCCAGATCAGCAGTACTGCAAAATTTAACGAGTGCTGACAAACCACCAAATTCAGAAAAGCTTGGATCCTTCTGTACTCCTGTGATCCGAACCAAAGCTAGGAGGTGCACTAAAGTTTTCATCAACGCAGACTTGCAAGCTTCTGCAGGTGCAGAACAAGCCGGTATTATTATGGCGGTGAAAGCTCAAGCTCCACCGCCCAGCAGTGATGCCAAAAACAACTTCAACAAAACTCCTACTGGTCATAACAACACCGTTGGTCCGGAGCCACCTTCAGGTGGGGTAAAGGAATCACTACCAATTTTTCCCGGAGAAGAAGGCTACTTATCGGGCTTCATGATGGATTTCGAAATCGAGGACAAGTTCCTTTTGGATTTTCTCAACACGGATTTCGGAGGATTCGAACACGAATTTATCGAGAGAGTAGCAGAGGGTACCAACGGTGAGACCAATGATGAGGTTGGGACCGAGGGTACCAACATTGAGACCAATGATGAGGCTGAGGCCAACCATTTTTCTCCCAACTCTTGTCCAAGATGGCTTTCGCATGATGATCGTAATCATGCAGATCTTGGTTCCATCACAACTCTTCTTGATCCTGCATTGGTCTGGCATCATGACAACTAA